A stretch of Bos indicus isolate NIAB-ARS_2022 breed Sahiwal x Tharparkar chromosome 24, NIAB-ARS_B.indTharparkar_mat_pri_1.0, whole genome shotgun sequence DNA encodes these proteins:
- the AKAIN1 gene encoding A-kinase anchor protein inhibitor 1, producing the protein MVFAPGEKPGSEPEEAKLQTTSRQIVQNAILRAVQQVSRESQSRRRDARAGDTARGSLRPGAGESTKKHEK; encoded by the coding sequence GTGAGAAGCCTGGAAGTGAGCCCGAAGAGGCGAAGCTGCAGACCACCAGCAGACAGATCGTGCAGAATGCTATCCTTCGGGCCGTGCAGCAGGTCTCCCGGGAGAGCCAGAGCCGGAGGAGGGACGCCAGGGCCGGCGACACCGCCCGGGGCAGCCTCCGGCCGGGCGCAGGGGAATCGACCAAGAAGCACGAGAAGTAA